One window of the Diospyros lotus cultivar Yz01 chromosome 12, ASM1463336v1, whole genome shotgun sequence genome contains the following:
- the LOC127786769 gene encoding uncharacterized protein LOC127786769, which yields MFARACLLHIDNEHENESPQSQDHEERDYPKMRKCLHKLDLYRKRLLKHENATPQLSSQGEGKNKRIGPKIVRPATELHEAGVRFMKSESKSLPDITFDGGVLKLPNFMIADFTESMFLNLIAFERCHIPVGNDISSFIALIDYIIDDSRAIKLLSSKGIIDNFIGSDKEASDLFNKISKECRFDLGGKLGHVHNKLIDYYNTRWHKWRANLTQTYFKSLWAIIFVIAAFFIFSCCSANYLHHPKLI from the coding sequence ATGTTTGCACGTGCTTGCCTACTCCACATAGACAACGAACACGAAAATGAATCCCCCCAATCTCAAGATCACGAGGAACGCGACTACCCAAAGATGCGCAAATGTTTGCACAAGCTTGACCTTTACCGCAAGCGCCTACTCAAACATGAAAATGCAACCCCCCAACTTTCAAGTCAAGGAGAAGGAAAGAACAAGAGGATCGGACCCAAAATCGTCCGCCCAGCCACAGAGCTCCACGAAGCCGGCGTCCGCTTCATGAAAAGCGAAAGCAAAAGTCTCCCGGACATCACCTTCGACGGTGGCGTCTTGAAACTTCCCAATTTCATGATTGCTGACTTTACCGAatcaatgttcttgaatctcataGCCTTCGAGCGTTGTCACATCCCTGTTGGCAACGACATCAGTTCGTTCATTGCGTTGATTGACTATATCATCGATGACAGTCGTGCTATCAAACTTTTGAGCTCGAAAGGGATTATCGACAACTTCATTGGGAGTGACAAGGAGGCATCTGATTTGTTCAACAAAATATCCAAGGAATGTCGTTTTGATTTGGGCGGCAAGCTTGGCCATGTGCACAACAAGCTCATCGACTACTACAACACGCGTTGGCATAAATGGCGCGCCAATTTAACTCAAACTTACTTCAAAAGTCTGTGggcaattatttttgtcatcgCAGCCTTCTTTATCTTCTCTTGCTGCAGTGCAAACTATCTTCACCAtcctaaattaatttga